The following proteins are encoded in a genomic region of Mahella australiensis 50-1 BON:
- a CDS encoding alpha-galactosidase — translation MENKSLFRYHSGLGLYAERFEDGMLVCVDYEDNGIPRKDKDQRVHRPAFNLTIDGESLYFGWEYQGFTREISDQNISKSVLELKHSVKPIRLRIHTECFGNGFFRRYMEITNISESESLGLTSVIPICGEMWYMSDNLVDNLKDESVLPYSVGYFKDVAWGQEGNFAWSDIPSNTSISFGSDRGRSGWNNPFFILRNNIYGGYFICNLAWSANWKAVVHNNRSVPSAASLVFEMSPVAPAPMRIISPGETVKIPEVHFGIGHQDLDSLIQNQHKYLRGNVLKKSNDGIQPVMYNHWGYTEDEISEESLKREVDIAAEIGAELFIVDAGWYADKGTSWWNNTGYWYAGDRLPNDLFPVFEYAREKGLKCGLWVEIESASKDSKIATEHPDWFITRYGKRQERILDLANPEVKEYMEEEIIRLIERYDLNLFRLDYNMNADEGGFNLKNGKMENTLWRHVESLYEIFDKMRTRFPNVLFENCSSGGGRTDLGMVSRFTTTWISDWMRMPRTVRILNGMSMVLPPEYLNRTFGVIMEGSYRGNIETQLHNVIMAHPTISGISPQLSEANPEGLECVKKYITIYKDFIRPLQGSAKVYHHTPNIAGADGTGWCALEYASPDGKKCVAAVFRLINSDIDTYTLKYRGLKEDKSYRVTVEPGTKTFIKDGYSLMHDGLNIKLDNALTSNLTLLEAID, via the coding sequence ATGGAGAATAAAAGCTTGTTTAGGTATCACTCCGGCCTTGGTTTATATGCCGAACGCTTTGAGGACGGGATGCTCGTTTGCGTAGATTACGAAGATAACGGAATACCCAGGAAAGATAAAGATCAAAGGGTGCATCGTCCTGCCTTTAATCTTACGATCGACGGTGAGTCACTGTATTTCGGATGGGAATATCAGGGCTTTACACGTGAAATATCCGATCAAAACATCAGTAAGTCCGTTCTTGAGTTAAAGCATTCCGTAAAGCCGATCCGTTTAAGGATTCATACCGAATGTTTCGGCAACGGTTTCTTTAGGCGTTATATGGAAATAACAAATATATCTGAAAGTGAAAGCCTCGGCCTGACGTCTGTAATACCTATATGCGGAGAAATGTGGTACATGTCCGACAATTTGGTTGATAATCTAAAAGATGAAAGCGTACTGCCATATTCGGTAGGATATTTTAAGGACGTGGCATGGGGACAGGAAGGCAATTTCGCGTGGAGCGACATTCCGTCAAACACATCGATTTCTTTTGGTTCGGATAGGGGCAGGAGTGGGTGGAATAATCCATTTTTCATTTTAAGAAATAACATTTACGGCGGTTACTTTATTTGCAACTTGGCATGGTCGGCAAACTGGAAAGCGGTTGTTCATAATAACCGCTCGGTTCCATCTGCAGCAAGCCTCGTTTTTGAGATGTCGCCGGTAGCTCCGGCACCTATGAGGATTATAAGTCCCGGTGAAACCGTGAAAATCCCAGAAGTTCATTTCGGCATAGGCCATCAAGATCTCGATTCTCTGATACAAAACCAGCATAAATATTTGAGGGGAAATGTATTAAAGAAATCAAACGACGGCATACAACCGGTAATGTATAATCATTGGGGATATACGGAGGATGAAATAAGCGAAGAAAGTTTGAAACGAGAGGTAGACATAGCGGCGGAAATAGGAGCGGAGCTTTTTATCGTAGATGCGGGATGGTATGCGGATAAGGGTACAAGTTGGTGGAATAACACAGGTTACTGGTATGCCGGCGACAGGTTGCCTAACGATCTCTTCCCTGTATTCGAATATGCAAGGGAGAAAGGGCTTAAATGCGGGTTGTGGGTGGAAATAGAATCTGCCAGTAAGGACTCAAAGATAGCAACCGAACATCCAGATTGGTTTATAACAAGATACGGTAAAAGGCAAGAACGAATATTGGATCTTGCCAATCCTGAAGTAAAAGAATATATGGAAGAAGAGATAATCAGGCTAATCGAGAGATATGATTTGAACCTTTTCAGGCTGGATTATAACATGAATGCGGATGAAGGCGGGTTTAACCTTAAAAACGGGAAGATGGAGAATACGCTTTGGCGCCACGTGGAGAGCTTATATGAAATATTCGACAAGATGAGGACTAGATTTCCCAATGTCTTATTTGAAAATTGTTCAAGCGGCGGAGGACGTACCGATCTGGGTATGGTAAGCAGATTTACGACCACATGGATTTCCGATTGGATGCGGATGCCGAGGACGGTTAGGATACTTAACGGGATGAGTATGGTGTTGCCTCCGGAATATCTAAATAGAACGTTTGGTGTTATTATGGAAGGAAGTTATCGGGGCAATATTGAAACCCAGTTACATAATGTAATTATGGCTCATCCGACCATTTCAGGCATATCGCCTCAACTTAGCGAAGCCAATCCCGAGGGATTGGAATGCGTAAAAAAATATATAACGATATATAAAGATTTTATAAGGCCGCTGCAAGGCTCCGCTAAAGTATATCATCATACGCCTAACATAGCCGGAGCGGATGGTACGGGATGGTGCGCATTGGAGTATGCGTCGCCGGATGGCAAAAAGTGCGTCGCCGCTGTTTTCAGATTGATAAATTCGGACATTGATACATATACCTTGAAATACCGCGGCCTAAAAGAGGATAAAAGCTATAGGGTTACTGTTGAACCGGGTACTAAGACTTTCATTAAGGATGGATACAGTTTAATGCACGATGGGCTCAACATAAAGCTTGATAATGCGCTTACTTCCAATTTAACCCTTTTGGAAGCTATCGATTAA
- a CDS encoding uroporphyrinogen decarboxylase family protein, producing the protein MTSYERIKAAVSHKRPDRVPCDFSAEKDVIENLKAYFSIDDMDDLLDVLGVDRRHVAPRYVGPPLRTFEDGSYETGIFGGPRKKDIPAPGGGVIETPVYFPWGDIETTDDLKDRYGTMGDMSWWDFTSIPNQIDELEDRGQYWITTHGDPAGLQHICQWVGDEKFMMILALDDDLAMAMIEKANEHRLEHAIKALEAGGGRIHELNGGGDYGNQNSLMISKGMFRKYFKPLYVKFYKEIKDNFDVEIFFHSCGSVVELIPELIEVGVTILDPVQVSARGMEIEKLKREYGSKLTFHGAIDIQQLLPYASEEELRREVRRIISVLGDGGGYILAPTHAIQADTTIANIIAMYEEAQGRKISI; encoded by the coding sequence ATGACTTCATATGAACGTATAAAAGCGGCTGTTTCGCATAAACGGCCGGACAGAGTGCCATGCGATTTCAGTGCCGAAAAAGATGTTATAGAGAATCTCAAGGCGTATTTTAGTATAGACGATATGGATGACTTATTGGACGTATTGGGGGTTGACAGGAGGCACGTCGCCCCCAGATACGTCGGCCCGCCGTTGAGAACGTTTGAAGATGGCAGCTACGAAACAGGTATTTTCGGCGGGCCGAGAAAGAAGGATATACCAGCGCCCGGGGGCGGTGTAATCGAAACCCCGGTATATTTTCCGTGGGGCGATATTGAAACCACGGATGATTTGAAGGACAGATATGGAACGATGGGTGATATGTCGTGGTGGGATTTTACGTCTATTCCTAACCAGATAGACGAGTTGGAAGACAGGGGGCAGTATTGGATAACAACTCACGGGGATCCTGCCGGTTTACAACATATTTGCCAGTGGGTTGGAGACGAAAAGTTCATGATGATCTTGGCGCTTGATGATGACCTGGCGATGGCGATGATAGAGAAGGCCAACGAGCATAGGTTGGAACATGCCATAAAAGCCCTTGAGGCCGGTGGCGGGAGGATTCATGAGCTTAATGGCGGCGGAGATTACGGCAATCAGAATAGCTTAATGATATCGAAGGGCATGTTCCGCAAATATTTCAAGCCGCTTTATGTGAAATTTTATAAAGAGATCAAAGATAACTTCGACGTAGAGATATTCTTTCATTCATGCGGATCGGTCGTGGAGCTTATACCCGAGCTTATTGAAGTGGGCGTTACCATACTTGACCCTGTTCAAGTGAGCGCAAGAGGTATGGAAATAGAGAAACTCAAGCGCGAATACGGCTCGAAATTGACATTTCACGGAGCTATCGACATACAGCAATTGTTACCCTATGCCTCGGAAGAGGAGCTCAGGCGAGAGGTGAGGAGAATAATATCCGTCTTGGGCGATGGCGGAGGCTATATATTGGCGCCAACGCATGCTATACAAGCCGATACTACCATCGCCAATATAATAGCGATGTACGAAGAGGCGCAAGGCAGGAAAATATCAATATAA